Below is a genomic region from Candidatus Eremiobacteraceae bacterium.
GCCGGCGCGCAACGTGCTTTCGGCGCGCGCATAATCGGGCGGCTGCTGCATTTGGAGCAGATCTGCGAGTTGTATCCGCGCCGAGGAATTGTGGGGACTCGTATCCACTGTGGATTGAAGATCTCCGATGCTGCCGGCATTCTCTTCGACGCCTTGCAAATCGAACTTGTAGCTCACGTCGTAGAAGGCCATCTTGGGTGTTGAGCCCTGCATAGCCGGTGTGTACTTCGATGCTTTGCACGCGGCCAATACCGCATCATCCAAGTCCTTGTGACCCGAAGATTGGAATATGGTGAAACTTTTCGGAACGCCGTTTGCGCCGACGAGCACTTTGATCTTGACGACGCCCGTCTCGCGGGCGGCGCGGGCCGAATCGGGATATATCGGCCGCACCTGGCCGTTTGGAGCGAACTTCGGCGGATAGTAGTAACCCGGGGTATCCGCTCCCGCGGCTACGGCAAAACCCGCAAGAAGGGCGATACCGCCTAAGGCCGCCGCAAGGGCGCGCTGTACTTGTCGCATGTGTCTCCTCACCATGAAAGGTCTGTGGGGGAAGTTTCTCCGCCCACTTTGGTGCCGAAACCGTCTGCTGACGTCGGCACTTATATTAAATACGCGAGCAGGTGTGCGAATCGTCTCACAAACGCTTCGCGGTCAATTCGGGTAAACCCGCCGCCTGGCTTTGGCGGCTCCGGAAAAGATGCGCATTAATGTTTGCCAATCGCGTCGCCGCAGCGCGGTTTCAATACCATGCACTCGCTTGGCAAGCCGCTCAATGGAACGCAATACCTCTCTACGGTTCGCTTCCAGGCCGGGTCGCCAAATCGAGAAGTGCGAGGCCGCGAGCCGGGTGGCATCGCGATAGCCGGGGCCTGCGATCCTTGCCCATGCTCGCGGCGCGTGCGGCGCAGCCGATAGCGCCAGAGCAGTCGCGGCGAGTTGGGGCAGCGCGCTTAAGCCGGCGATCGCGCGGTCGTGCATTCGCGGATCCGCGCGAAACGGCTCCATGCCGATGCGGCGCGCGAAGCGTTTCGAGTCGGACCACGCTTCCGCACGCTTGCGCTGCGGCGGCGCGTACAGTGCGAACACGCGTTCCTTCAATAGAGATGCAGATGCGGCTTTCGCGCCGGACCGCTCGCTTCCGGCGATCGGATGTCCGGCGACAAACCGGACTGCGGGCCATCGTTTCAGCATGCGAACCGCGTGCTGAACGACCGGCATCTTCACGCCGGCGCAGTCGATGATCAGCGCACCCGACGTCGCGTAGCTGAAGACGGCCGGCAGCTGCTTGAGAATCGCATCGAGCGGAGCGGCGAGCACAACGATGTTCTTATCCGCGACGGCGGCCTCAAGCGACTTTGCCGCATGGTCGATCGCGCCGCGACGCTTCGCCGTTCGAAGCGCGTGTCGGTCAGTATCCCATCCTTCTACTGAATAGCCGGCGGCGCGGGCCGCGAGGCCGATCGATCCGCCGATGAGGCCGGTGCCGAGGATCGCTATGCGGTTAGACCGACGCTCGCGCATCGCTCGCGACCGGTTTGCCGATCGCGCGGGCCACAGGCCGAACAGCATCCATGAGCGCGCCGAACTTCTCGAACGTCAGCGACTCGAAGCCGTCCTTGAGCGCTTCGCTCGGCCGCGGATGGACTTCGATCATCAAACCATCTGCGCCGGCTGCGACCGCCGCACGTGCCATCGGCGTGACCAAGTCCCATTTGCCTGTGGCGTGACTTGGATCGACGACGACCGGCAAGTGACTGAGCTGCTTGACGAGCGGCACCGCATTGAGGTCGAGCGTATTTCGGGTCGCGGTCTCAAACGTGCGTATGCCGCGCTCGCACATGATCACGTTATGATTGCCGCCGGCATAGATGTATTCGGCCGCCAGCAGCCACTCTTCGATCGTCGCCGAAAGCCCGCGCTTGAGCATGACCGGCTTGCGCGATTTTGCGACTTCTTTGAGCAATTGGAAATTCGCCATGTTGCGCGCGCCGATCTGAAGGATGTCGGCGTTATTTTCGACATCGGGCACGTCGCGCGGATCGAGGACCTCGGTGACGACCGGCAGCCCCGTGAGCATGCGCGCCTCTGCGAGGATCTCCAATCCTTCCTTGCCCATGCCCTGAAAGGAATACGGGGACGTGCTAGGCTTGAACGCGCCGCCGCGAAGCATCGTGGCGCCGCATGACTTGACCCATTCCGCCGTTTCCAAGAGCATGGCGCGACCTTCGACCGTGCATGGGCCTGCGATCACGTGGATCGTGCCGTTGCCGATCTCGGCGCCGTTGGAAAGCCGGACGACGGTATCGGAATGCGCGCCTTCGCGGCTGACCAATTTGTACGACTTGCTGACGGGCATGACGCGCTCGACGCCTGCGAGACTAGCCAGTTGCGCCGCGAGCACGTCCTTGTTCTCGCGCACGCCAAGGACGCCGATGATCAGACGTTCAGCGCCTTGCGACACGTTGACGTCGAAGCCCATCGCTTTGATCTTCTCGACGACGGAGCCGGCTTCTGCCGCGCTCGCGCCGCGCTTGATGACGACGATCATGGTGCGTGCATTGGCTAAATCCCGCGCAAATCCGGCCGGAGCGCGGTCGCTCCATCCAAATAGATGTGTTTTATGTCTTCCGGCGCGCGTTCCGTGTTGATGAGCACGAGCACTCGGATGCATTGCGCGAGGCCGCCCGGCACGTCCATCTCGTGACTGCACAGCAGCGGCACATGCGTCCAGCCGCGCGCGCGAGCCGCTTCTGCCGGGTACGCCGCGTTGAGATCGGCGCTCGTCGTGAAGAACGCCGCGGCCACCATTTCCGGCAGCACGTCGTTCGCCCGCACGATCTCTTTCAACAGCCGCGCTGTGGCATCCAGAACCGCCCCGCGTTCATTCTCCGCAGCGGTGATCGCACCGCGGATGCCTCGCACGACCATGTCGCGCGTGGATTTGGAGACGGTGTTGGGCGGACCTTTACGGTCCGCCGGCGCGGACCTCTACGGTCCGCCGGCGCGCCGTGATTGCGCGCCCTGCATCGACAGTTTCTCCAGCGCCGCACGCTCGGCGGCGGTCAGCGGTCGCCATTTGCCTGGCTTTACCACGCCGAGCGCGACGGGGCCGAACGATATGCGCGCCAGCGCGACGACGCGGAGCCCTTCATTCGCGCACATACGCCGCACTTGCCGATTCTTGCCTTCGCGCAGGGTTACGAAGAACGTGTGCGTTCCGTTCGCGTTGCGCCGCGGCGCCGTCGCTCCGAGCCTCTTCAAGTTCGCGGGCTTAGGCTCGCTCGCAACCGTCACCTTATAGCGCTTCTCGACCTCGTGCGATGGATGCAGCAGCGTCTGCGCAAGCACACCGTCGGAGGTGCACAGCAACACGCCCGTCGACTCCGCGTCGAGCCGGCCTACGGGAAACAGACGTCGGCCTTTCGGCAAGAGATCGGCGATGGAACGGCGCCCGCGCTCGTCGCTCATCGTCGTGAAAACGCCGGCGGGCTTGTGCAGCACGATCGTCAGGTGCGGGGCCTCAGGCTGAACCACGCGCTTGCCCGACACGCGTACGTCGTCGTGCGCCGGATCGACCATCGCGCCGAGATGCGCCGCCGAACCGTTTACGGTGACGCGACCTTCTTCGACGAGCGCGTCGGCGGCGCGGCGCGATGCAACGCCTGCTTGAGCCAAAAATTTGTTGAGCCGGATCGGCAATGCGCTAGCGTGTGTCCAGCGGAATGGCGACGTGCGCGTATTCGGCGCCATCGAAAATATCGCCCATGAGAATACCGTTCCAGTAACGCAGCACCGGGGCCCGCGCATCCGCGGGAAGCTGAAAGTCGAGCGTGAAATCCGCGCTGCCGCCCGGAGGCACGGTCGATTCATCGGCGACAACGACGTTTGAAGGCGCGAGTGCTTGGAACTTCCGCCCCGCGTCGTCCTGGACGTACGCGATGTCGTTCGACCAGTGGTAGTCCACGCGCAGCGCCTGGTTGTCGACTCGAATCGTGATCGCGTACACAGTGGACGAGGGAGTCCTCTTCGCCGCAACGCGGGTGACCGTATAAAGGAAGTCATCCTGTCTCACCGCTTGGCCGACGGGAACGATTTTCGGCGCACGCGCATGTGCGCCGAATCGAAATGCGATGAGTGCGATCAGGATAAACGTCGCGGCGACAGCCAAGGTCTTATACATCGCTTACTTTGTATCACAAAGTTAAGGTTCGGTCAAGTGGGGTCCCTGCCCTAGTCACATCGTTCTGTCCCTGAGAATATCCGGGACCTTAGGCCGGGGTTAATGTTGCGAGCGCAATGCGAATACGGTGCGGCATAGAGGAAGGGCGATTGCCGCCCATCTCTTGTTTCTAGTCATCCGGGGGAGATCACTGAATGAAAATGTCCTCGCTTTCGATGCGTCTCGCATTCGGCACGGCGCTCTGCGCCGCGATTGCGTTCGCACCATCCGGCGCGCGGATCGCATCCGCGGCGTCGATATCGCCACCGATCAGTTACGAGCGAGCTGTCGCACCTCTCGTGTACATGCATCCCGTCGACATGCGCGTCGCGCCGTCGTCAGTTTTTCAGCCGCTGCGGCATGCGCCTGGTTTCATGCCTGATCTGCGCGGCATGTCTGAAGCGCGCTATCGCACCTTAAAGCGTCTCGCGCTGCACAATCCGCTCGCGCCAGCAAACCCATTTCCCATGATCGACTCGAGCGAGATTTCCCCGTTCACGACGCCCGGCCTGAACAAGAGCTTTAACGGCATGGCCGACTCGGCATCCACGTGCCCGTACTTCGGCGGATGCGAACCTCCCGACATGGCCGTCGCTTCCAACGGCACCTGGGTCGTTCAAGCGACCAACACGTCGATAGCGGTCTACAACACCTCGGGAACTCTGCAGGCGGGATGGCCAAAGAACTCTCAAGTCTTCTTCAACATCCCGAACCCGCCCAATAATTGCGACCCGAATGGCCCGTTCACGAGCGACCCGCGCGCGCTCTACGACCCGGCGGACAAGCGTTTCTGGGTCGTCTTCCTTCAGGTCGAAGGCGCGTTCAGCCCCGCGGGCGGATGCCCAGAACAAACCCTGTATTGGGCAGCGGTGAGCCAGACGAACAATCCGAACGGCGTCTGGAACGTCTACGCGTTCAACATGGCGTTTAAAACCACCAATGCCGCGGACTACACGCAAGTCGGTCTCGACAACGTCGCGTTCTATTTCGCCGGCAATATGTTCAATCAGTTCGGCAGCGCCTACGTGTATGCAGAGACGTTCGCTGCGAACAAGAAATCGATGGAAGCGGGTATCGCCACCACACCGCTGGGAATCAAGAACCTGAAGGTGGGCAGCACCGTGGTGGACACGGTCCAGCCGGTAATGGTAGAGGCGAACGGCGGGAAGTATCCGCCTGCCGGTCTGTTCATCGACTCGTTCAACATCAACTCGGGCGGCGGCTCGTGCTCGAGCGGCTGCCAGGGTGTCAACGTCTGGGCGATGCGCAAACCGCTCACCGCACCCGCGATGAGTCAGGTCACCGTTTCGACCGGCACATATACGCTTGCACCGCTCGCGAGCGAACCGGGCTGCACGCAGTGCATCGAAACGATCGATACGCGCATCACGGGCACACCGGTCTACGAAGGCGGCAACATCTCGTGGTCGCTCGACACCGCGGTCGCCAGCGGAGGCTTCACGACGCCGGGCGTTTTCTGGGGTCAAGTCTCCCCGATCTTCACCGGCAACATGGTCACCGGCGGCACGCTGACGCAGAGCGGCATCGTCTCGTACTCTGGGTCGAGCAATCACGACGCATCGTTCGGCGCGATGATGCCCGACAACAGCGGCGATCTGTTCATGGTGTTTGACACCATGAGCAACACGATCGATCCGAGCGCGGCGTACGTCATCCACAAGCCGACGGATGCACTCGGTCACTTCGAAGGCGCCAAATACCTGATCAAAGGGACCGCCACGTCACCCGACTCGCGCTGGGGCGACTACGAAGCCGCCAGCTACGAAGGGCCGTCCTCGAACCAAGTCTGGTTCGCATCCGAGTACGGCGCTGCGGCGTCTGATTGGAACACGTGGATGGGCCGGACCAAGATCTAAATCGTCCAACCCCTGAACGGAAAGGGCCGGCATTCCGCCGGCCCTCTTTTTTTTCGGTCAAACCTCTTAGGCGCGCCGAACATTAGCGAACCCCTCATCTTTGTGGCGCAACGCTCTATGTCTGTTTCACGCGCGTCTGAAAAAGCCGGGACCTTCGATGGAAGTCGCCGCGTACGGCCGTGTGCGAAGCAACTCGCTCAAGATGTGAGAGGCATCGCCGATCGTGTCTTTTTGCCGCTCATCCGGGGAGATCATCGATGAAACGTTCCTCGATTCCATTACGCTTGGCGATCGGCGCGGCGGTCTGCGCTGCGGTCGCATTCGCGCCGACGGGTGCGCGTATCGCAGCAGCCGCATCCATCTCGCCGCAGATCTACGCCGAGCCGGCGATCGCGCCGCTCGTCGCCTTGCATCGCGTCGACATGAACGTCGCGCCCGCGTCTATTTTTCAGCCGCTCCGCCACGCGCCCGGACTGATGCCCGATCTTAACGGCGTGTCAGAAGCCGTTTATCACGCGCGCAAATTCGCCGCACTTCACAACCCGCTTGCGCCGGTCAATCCGTTTCCGATGATCGACGCGATCGAGTTCTCGCCGTTCGCCACGCCGGGTCTCAATAGGAGCTTCATCGGTATGGCCGA
It encodes:
- a CDS encoding pseudouridine synthase; this encodes MPIRLNKFLAQAGVASRRAADALVEEGRVTVNGSAAHLGAMVDPAHDDVRVSGKRVVQPEAPHLTIVLHKPAGVFTTMSDERGRRSIADLLPKGRRLFPVGRLDAESTGVLLCTSDGVLAQTLLHPSHEVEKRYKVTVASEPKPANLKRLGATAPRRNANGTHTFFVTLREGKNRQVRRMCANEGLRVVALARISFGPVALGVVKPGKWRPLTAAERAALEKLSMQGAQSRRAGGP
- a CDS encoding prephenate dehydrogenase/arogenate dehydrogenase family protein, whose amino-acid sequence is MRERRSNRIAILGTGLIGGSIGLAARAAGYSVEGWDTDRHALRTAKRRGAIDHAAKSLEAAVADKNIVVLAAPLDAILKQLPAVFSYATSGALIIDCAGVKMPVVQHAVRMLKRWPAVRFVAGHPIAGSERSGAKAASASLLKERVFALYAPPQRKRAEAWSDSKRFARRIGMEPFRADPRMHDRAIAGLSALPQLAATALALSAAPHAPRAWARIAGPGYRDATRLAASHFSIWRPGLEANRREVLRSIERLAKRVHGIETALRRRDWQTLMRIFSGAAKARRRVYPN
- the aroF gene encoding 3-deoxy-7-phosphoheptulonate synthase, which gives rise to MIVVIKRGASAAEAGSVVEKIKAMGFDVNVSQGAERLIIGVLGVRENKDVLAAQLASLAGVERVMPVSKSYKLVSREGAHSDTVVRLSNGAEIGNGTIHVIAGPCTVEGRAMLLETAEWVKSCGATMLRGGAFKPSTSPYSFQGMGKEGLEILAEARMLTGLPVVTEVLDPRDVPDVENNADILQIGARNMANFQLLKEVAKSRKPVMLKRGLSATIEEWLLAAEYIYAGGNHNVIMCERGIRTFETATRNTLDLNAVPLVKQLSHLPVVVDPSHATGKWDLVTPMARAAVAAGADGLMIEVHPRPSEALKDGFESLTFEKFGALMDAVRPVARAIGKPVASDARASV
- the aroH gene encoding chorismate mutase encodes the protein MRGIRGAITAAENERGAVLDATARLLKEIVRANDVLPEMVAAAFFTTSADLNAAYPAEAARARGWTHVPLLCSHEMDVPGGLAQCIRVLVLINTERAPEDIKHIYLDGATALRPDLRGI